The Polypterus senegalus isolate Bchr_013 chromosome 10, ASM1683550v1, whole genome shotgun sequence genomic interval AGCAGCAGAAGtacaaagaggctagcgtgtagtgCAGGCCGTGGGGTtagcgagcgaagccccctagtatatacacattattattttacaaactgtTTGCTTTATGATTATTTAACCGTAAATTGgggtttatttggaagaagtatggCTTGTTCCTCGGCTTGCCAGGCCacgggtcttggtggtgtagctgccgtTCTGGGTGAGTGGGTCAGCCATTacaagctgtcccaatatctcatccaggttgtcaaggtttctgcttcaactagaGGTGCTGAAGGCTTTGCAGACAGGTCTCAATTATCCAACAGGAATTCCACTAAGTATTCACCTGAACAAACCCGAGGTGGTATACTTTACTCATCCtgcagttaaaaaatgtaaaataatgcataaaagTACTCACCTTAGCTCACATTTTATCTGCACCCAACCAGGACTGCGCAGAAAGGACCAGGGCTGATACCACTTCTCCACGGTCGGTAAGCTGGAGCAGAGCACCTCTAGCCACAAATGTAGCACCTGCTCACTGCAGAGTGAGGACAACCATTactaaataaaactgaagtggTTTGCTTTTTCATCCTTACTACACATTCAGTTGAGCAACCATTGCAAATATATAAACTCTCAAAGCATTAATCTTACCCTAAACTGATTTAAGAAAGGTAAACACTGCACAATCATTACAATCCTACATTGAAACAACATcttcattaaaacatttgttaGCTAATACAGGATATCAATGGCACATTTAGATGTAATGACATGTAGAAAGACCTCTTTTAGAAGAAAAGGAGCAGCCCTTTCAATGTAGATCTCCACCTCCATAATCAATCCCGATACACAAAAAGATTAACCAAAGTGGGCCTAATCGGTTTTGTTCACGTCATTAGTTAAAAACAGACACTGAACAGAGAAGTACTTACTTCAAGCCAACGCAGATTAGCGAGCGGAACTTGACATCCATCTGTGTGTGAGCTGCATCGTGGGTCATGTTTACTGACTGCACAGCCTGCAGTGACAGAACAAGTGTCATGCATTAAACCTCCCATCACCTTCTATCTCCGATTAGAGGTCTTAAACATCACAGGCAAAAATGCATCTTTGTGAATCTTGTGCAGCCATACTGTGGCCACTTCATTTTCACACTACCTATACATATAAGGTCAGCTCTGagctaataaatacaaatattcacTCCCGTGTGTTTGTGCCTAGTTGCTTAGGGTGTGTGCTCCTTTTTAAAAGTTaagtctattaaaaaaaaaaaaaagtacaactaCTTCGTGCCAAAACCACATGGGCTGAATAAGGCATTCTTGAGGAAGAAAATAGAAGGGTGGgtaaaactgggaaaaaaaacacttcctGGAGAATTCATATCCCCTTTAAAGCAAAGGCACCCCTTCCAAGTTTTAGGACTGGCAAGATGCAAGTCTGGATGAGAAGTCTTTGTGCAGCCCGACTTCAAACGTCATCTACAAATAATCCACAAATAGCCAAAAGCCATTTCCAGATGACAGCATGTTTCCAGTGACGGTCGCTAACCATTCTTGCAGATGAAACTTCCTTCTCCATTAATCAGCACAATTTTCAACAACCACCTGGAAGCATTTACACACAAAAATGCCAATTCTGGATATTTCACTTAAAAGTCACAGATAGTTGCAACAATGTAAACAAAACTTTTATAAACTAACACacagatacagtacatgtaaacTGTACACAAGGAAATACTGGCTTTATCCGTTTGTCATCTTACAATGTCACATAAATGACCTGATTAAAGAAGCACACACGGAAGTAAACTTCAGTTTATATAAGAAACAGGAATGGAgatgaaaaaagacaaatgtgtATATTAGAACATTCTTCGTTGTGAACCAGGAAATGCCTTTGCTTTTATTGCTTATGTGTGTGTGCCGTTTTAAATTGGGTGCGGTACAAAAATGTAAACTTGTAGGTGACCCATCTCAAGATTGTTGTAACCAGCCATCTGGCCTTTTTTCAAGGCGTGGTGCCAAGGAATTCATTCTGATAGGGATTACTGAAACGTGTCCCACCTGGGACGCCATTTTTGTTAAACTATCAAAAACCATGTTAAACAAATCCAGTTTCTGGTGGTGCAGTGGAAGTGAGGCTGCCTCACAACTCACAAGgaggagaccagggtttacgCCGTGGGTGCTCCctctatggagtttgcatgttttcttagtGTTTGTGAgagtttccttcaggtgctcaagtttactcccacagtccaaagacatgcaggttaggtgaactgccaTAGTGCACGTGCtcaacctgtgatggactggcgccctgtataaggattgttcctgcccttATGCCCCATACTTGCTTGAGATTTCTCCAAGAGGCTACCCTGAATGACTTAaaataatggacagatggattaTCAAGTttctacagtacatacatacattaaaacAATGCAGGATACTGTAAAGAACAGCATGGCAACAGAAAGCCACCTCAGGTTTGTTTATGGATGCTCagtcataaattatatttttcggTTGAATCATctcccttttattttttaaggtacattcacatataatgtgaaaagcacctactgcaatagccatgTAAGGTATGTGCACATATAATGCGAAAAGCACCTGCTGCAATAGCCATGTTTGTCTGTCCTTCGACATAAAACAGCTTTGCTCCCAATGGCAGATtttcttgaaatttggcacacttattcttcaactGAACTTTGACGGGATGTTCAATTTTCTTAGAGGTATCCCAAATACAGCACACTGTAcatatttttgaactttctaAATCTCccattctgcggtgggctggcgccctgcctggggtttgtttcctgccttgcgccctgtattggctgcgattggctctagcagacccccgtgaccctgtagttaggatatagcaggttggataatggatggatggataaatctccCATTGGGAAGCATTAGCAAGTTTGCTAACTCAtccatctaaaaataaagaaacattttgtcTGACTTTAACGTCAAGTTAGCTTACTGCTTCAAATTTACATTATGAGTGGTTACTtcaacttgtacattttttttttattacatcttttccTTATTAATCAATCGACAGCCAGCCCTGACTGGGAAAACAGTGAAACACCTACAGTTGGGCCTACTGAAGCAAGAAGACCTCACTGTTCTGCACAGGACGGGATCAAATAATGGAGTACTGCCATATAAGGAAGATATGTCTTTagatgtcagtcattttctaacctgcttagtcctgaatagggtcAATGTGGGGTGCTGGGGCCTCTCCCAGCAAGAAGcatagggtgaaaggcaggaagcCAGTCCATCGCTGGGTGATACAGTAAGTCTCATTATATGCTCACAGTCTGCCTTCAGCCCACACCTCCCCATACAAAGCTTGTCTCTATGGCCACGTGGCAATTTGTACAATCCTCAGTCACAGCACCTCACTTCTCCTGCTCTTTGAAATCAAATTAGGTAATTGActaagctttttaaaaaaaaaaaatctgaatattgTGCAACACCATACGGTTGACAATCATGGCTGATGAAACAGAGAAGTCAACTCACTCTGTAAAGCAGCTCTTCAGGAGTTAAGACTTTGCCATCTTCATCCAGCCtggaagagacagacagacagaaataaatttcggacgtgagcatcagtaggctttgtgcccctaggaaccaagttacccaaactattctacaACTTTTCAGTAACTACTTACcattctgatgctgatctttctgatcataaaataggtcattatgatagcaattgatgagaagaattcataattaattgcagaattacggtatttcaGGATTcccttagagcaggggtgcccacactttttcggcttccgagctacttttaaaatgaccaggttgatatatatatactttatacataaaatatatgttgtcgtaccttgcaaaactgaataacctttatgacacaataacaattcaatacatttatggtcactacagtatttggatttaataatcttcatgtgggaaaaggctgacttgcctaaataagtagagccgaataatgcagtcaaggaggtagctcttggatggacttcttatgcttaatgctCGAGTGACTCACCAGGAACGATGCTTCGGTTTGTCTGCCTTTTgtatttgaattcagccgagtaaaAAATGAcgactgtccgattaactgcgattctagttccctctcctctcctctcctttctctttctcagattgctttttggaaggaagtcaatttcgtagtttttatgaacagttcgaaagtgcctttccacattttccttctttggaatagcaatgatagattgacagatcagacaaacgcactttgaattgtgacactgtgagaaaaaaaaaaaatcctcttccaattccacatccagcccataccctccccaaacatttttttttaaatcccttctttagtcgatataaattggaaggctaactagatcactggagttttgcagtagctcacgtgtTTCATCGtgagtgcaggatgaccagtgtgttagaagaaaagagatctcagactggccgccctgtatgtcaatcaagtggcaaatgccaaagggaggatatatagactaacgtttgaaaattattttttgaatgcaacgtgatctacctgcactgcctttccaatctaccggtcaatcgcgattgacgtcttgggcacccctgctctacagtGCCTATTTCTCTTGCACTACTTGGCtccaaaactaatcagcacatcaccatctcataacaggcttaagtttcgagttttttttttttccattcagctGTTTCAGTTCTAGActttcaagaaactgtgacacacagacacacacacacatcattgaGATAGAGGTTTTCTGTATCGGGGACCTTAAAACGTCAAAATTTGTCCAAAACCGGAGATTgacatttttgacgaatctaaagcttttgagGAGGGCAAAAAGCAATAATCACACTGCGTCACTTTAATTTTCTGTGTATCTGCTTATTGTTAGGTGTTACTTTACTACTGGCACATTGTGTATGTATTTAACTCTTTCGGGACTAATTCACGTTTTGGgccaaggctgaatatttttttcaaaaaacttttctgaaaagaacacaaatcaatagtttcacacagaaatcaacatactgtatttatttattacaaatggcactgtgttttatgttccatgagtcTCTACATTATGTGAACTCAAATAGCTATTGCACAGCATAGTCTTGCAAGGAATGGTAACACTAGAAGTGGCCAATGGAATGCACTGCCACATTACACCCCTTGCAGTATGTGTTACACTGGCACTGCTGTTTCGGGCATCTGTTCAGCATTCTGTGACCGCTGTGGCAGCTGGGCGTGGCAGTCTTCGATCAGCTGTCTTCACACAACTGATGGCGACTGTCTTTGCTGCATGCTGAAGCAAAACAACTGGTGGTGACAGCGGTCACAGTATGCAGCAACATACACCCGAAACAGTGGCACCATAAtgcaagcagcatactgatagaaaATACAACCGAACTATAACCTTTCAGGCAGTTTTGTCaaagtttacagctgattacctcCCTCAACCTCAGATGTTGATTAATGTTGACATTCACTCAACCCTTTGTGTTGACATAAGTccacatccgccctgaaagagttaatcagAAACCGATATATTAATTGCTATTCTATTTTACTGTTGCATTTAGTAATCCGTGTCTACTGTACGATATGTGTTATATCGTTGCTTCATGTCTGATGTTTCCACATCAGCAGGACaagcaataaatacatttcataattCCGAAAATTAACTGAATTTAATCATATGACATAAATGCAAACACCTTACCTGTATGTTTTGCACAAGACCAGCCTTGAATACACGGAATCAAAATCTCTCTCGACTTCCCTTCCAGCAGCCTTGGAAAGAATAAGACAAAAGTTGTTATCAATTAAACTTttctaaattatacattttactaAAAAGTTATACAAACAAAAGCTTTGGCCTTCTTAGTTTTTGTCTTCCCTTTCCAAATTCCAAAAACATACAAGCTCAATGGATTGCCGGGAAGGCAGCTAAAGATAAGAGGAATCATAAAAGACCAAAGACCCGCTAGGGTTTTTAGAAAGAGCCAAGGAGAGCAAGTGACAGAGAGAGATACATGGACTACTGAGTGCAGAGAATCTCACCTCTTCAATAAACAGCCATGGGTGGCAGGGGCCTCCAAGGATGGAGGGTTTCTTGAGGCCATGTTCAAAGATAGCCTTCAGAGTTGGGCAGAGGGTACCACGCACCAGATCCATTATTGCTTCTGTTACTGTGTCATCTCCAGCAATGGAATACTGAAATGTAAAACAATACAGTCGATAATCTACAAAACAGAAGCATATTGGGCTTTCGCTGCTACTATAACCACAGATAGTTTCCtgttgttaaaaatataaatgcaggATGTACTAAAATAAcacacagggtgcaatgcagcTTAATGAATATAACATTTCAAACCTATAATCTTCAGTCACCGACACACAGCAGCATTCAATACGAGTAGATTACGACACTAGAGCACGTAGCCCTTCACTGTACACACTGAGCGGAATTTGGCCACGTTATTACACACATTATAGAGTTTGTTGATCTTCAGCAAAATAAGGCCAACAGCACAATCTTCTCAATTATTTAgattaaaatgatgaaaagataTGCCGACACTGGCAGACGGTATTAAGACTTCATTATTTTACTGCTATACTTCCTTTGTAGCATGCGGAGGATGTAAAGGATAATTGACCAGAGGAACATACGTTGTAATAGTATTAAGGGCAGTGACTCACAATCGCACATCAAAAGATCATTT includes:
- the LOC120536961 gene encoding small G protein signaling modulator 3-like isoform X1 — translated: MDLVRGTLCPTLKAIFEHGLKKPSILGGPCHPWLFIEEAAGREVERDFDSVYSRLVLCKTYRLDEDGKVLTPEELLYRAVQSVNMTHDAAHTQMDVKFRSLICVGLNEQVLHLWLEVLCSSLPTVEKWYQPWSFLRSPGWVQIKCELRVLSKFAFSLSQDYELPAKREEKERRPLKEGVQDMLVKHHLFSWDIDG
- the LOC120536961 gene encoding small G protein signaling modulator 3-like isoform X2, with translation MDLVRGTLCPTLKAIFEHGLKKPSILGGPCHPWLFIEEAAGREVERDFDSVYSRLVLCKTYRLDEDGKVLTPEELLYRAVQSVNMTHDAAHTQMDVKFRSLICVGLNEQVLHLWLEVLCSSLPTVEKWYQPWSFLRSPGWVQIKCELRVLSKFAFSLSQDYELPAKRESSPIMKSGVVDMLIKHHLFSWDL